Proteins found in one Allorhizobium pseudoryzae genomic segment:
- a CDS encoding helix-turn-helix domain-containing protein, with the protein MRVDATFETDWPHLRAMTNEEAEANALADPDNPPMTQDELRAAPRMPQVKVIRRAFRLTQEEFSARYQIPLGTLRDWEQGRSVPDQTARAYLKVIAANPEGTAKALARA; encoded by the coding sequence ATGCGGGTAGATGCGACATTCGAAACCGACTGGCCCCACCTCCGCGCAATGACAAACGAGGAAGCGGAAGCCAATGCGCTTGCCGATCCCGACAATCCGCCGATGACGCAGGATGAGTTGCGGGCAGCGCCGCGCATGCCGCAGGTGAAGGTCATCCGCCGCGCCTTCCGCCTCACCCAAGAAGAATTTTCCGCCCGCTACCAGATTCCGCTCGGCACGCTGCGTGACTGGGAACAGGGCCGATCCGTGCCGGACCAGACGGCACGCGCTTACCTCAAGGTCATTGCCGCCAATCCGGAGGGCACGGCAAAGGCGCTGGCGAGGGCGTGA
- a CDS encoding replication-associated recombination protein A, which produces MSGDLFGSRIPEAVANRRPLADRLRPTTLSEVTGQPHLTGEDGVLRRMIASGSLGSMIFWGPPGTGKTTVARLLSGEAGLAFEQISAIFSGVADLKKVFETARMRRHDGRQTLLFVDEIHRFNRAQQDSFLPVMEDGTVILVGATTENPSFELNAALLSRARVLTFRAHDEESLAELLSRAEQAEERPLPLTDEARAALIRMADGDGRAVLTLAEEVWRAAREGEVFDTEGLTRIVQRRAPVYDKAQDGHYNLISALHKSVRGSDPDAALYYLCRMFDAGEDPLYLGRRLVRMAVEDIGLADPQALVICNAAKDAYDYLGSPEGELALAQACVYLATAPKSNGVYTAYKAAMRAAKEHGSLLPPKHILNAPTKLMKGEGYGDGYLYDHDQPDAFSGQDYFPEKLGRQTFYDPPERGFERDIRKRLDWWAKLRRERSGS; this is translated from the coding sequence ATGAGCGGCGATCTTTTCGGCTCGCGCATTCCAGAGGCGGTCGCGAACCGGCGGCCGCTCGCCGACCGGCTGCGCCCGACGACTTTGTCCGAGGTCACCGGCCAGCCGCACCTGACCGGCGAGGACGGCGTGCTGCGCCGGATGATCGCCTCCGGTTCGCTGGGCTCGATGATCTTCTGGGGCCCGCCCGGGACCGGCAAGACAACGGTCGCGCGGCTTCTCTCGGGCGAGGCGGGATTGGCCTTCGAGCAGATCTCGGCGATTTTTTCCGGCGTCGCGGACTTGAAGAAGGTGTTCGAGACCGCCCGCATGCGCCGCCACGACGGGCGCCAGACCCTGCTTTTCGTGGACGAGATCCACCGTTTCAACCGCGCCCAGCAGGACAGCTTTCTGCCGGTGATGGAGGATGGCACCGTCATCCTGGTCGGCGCCACGACGGAAAACCCGAGTTTTGAACTGAACGCCGCTCTTCTGTCACGCGCCCGCGTGCTGACCTTCCGCGCCCATGACGAGGAGAGCCTGGCGGAACTGCTGTCTCGTGCCGAGCAGGCGGAGGAACGGCCGCTGCCTTTGACCGACGAGGCGAGGGCCGCGCTGATCCGCATGGCCGATGGCGACGGACGCGCGGTGCTGACGCTGGCCGAAGAGGTGTGGCGTGCAGCGCGCGAGGGCGAGGTCTTCGATACCGAAGGCCTGACGCGCATCGTGCAGCGCCGGGCGCCGGTCTATGACAAGGCGCAGGACGGCCACTATAACCTGATTTCCGCCCTGCATAAATCGGTGCGCGGCTCCGATCCGGATGCCGCGCTCTATTATCTCTGCCGCATGTTCGATGCGGGCGAGGATCCGCTCTATCTCGGCCGGCGGCTGGTGCGCATGGCGGTGGAGGATATCGGGCTTGCCGATCCGCAGGCGCTCGTCATCTGCAATGCCGCGAAGGACGCCTATGATTATCTCGGCTCGCCGGAGGGGGAACTGGCGCTGGCACAGGCTTGCGTCTATCTCGCCACCGCGCCGAAATCGAATGGCGTCTATACCGCCTACAAGGCGGCGATGCGGGCAGCCAAGGAGCACGGATCTCTGCTGCCGCCGAAGCATATCCTGAACGCGCCGACCAAGCTGATGAAGGGCGAGGGTTATGGCGACGGGTATCTCTATGACCACGACCAGCCGGATGCGTTTTCCGGCCAGGATTACTTTCCCGAAAAGCTCGGCCGGCAGACCTTTTACGATCCGCCGGAACGGGGTTTCGAGCGGGACATCCGCAAGCGTCTGGACTGGTGGGCAAAACTGCGGCGCGAGCGCAGCGGCAGCTGA
- a CDS encoding P63C domain-containing protein, with product MDAIHGSPDKPLKLGENTIECYVLQDRRRVLMAADVQRAIGLADGGSMVAGTTRLSLFASGDRVSKFLSAEARAAFAEPIKIKKPNGTEVLALEAELFPELCQAVVDAARYGVLQEQQLFIAHQCEVILSSLQRIGIIALVDEVTGFQKYRQEDELQKILEAYVLAEHRPWVRAVPSDFFKELFRVFGWKYVNSTKGPRYAGKLVRLLIYKNLPKPVLPRLDEMNPADANWQRKHRHHQLLTDNIGLEHFKSQLVGVMALLRASSNKAEFFRLYNRAYGGQLEMDI from the coding sequence ATGGATGCCATCCACGGATCTCCCGACAAGCCATTAAAGTTGGGCGAAAACACAATCGAGTGTTATGTTTTGCAAGATCGACGACGCGTCTTGATGGCCGCGGACGTCCAACGAGCTATAGGTTTGGCGGACGGTGGCTCGATGGTCGCTGGGACGACGAGATTGAGTCTGTTTGCTTCAGGCGACAGAGTTTCAAAATTCCTGTCTGCTGAAGCGCGCGCTGCTTTCGCGGAGCCTATCAAAATTAAGAAGCCTAACGGTACCGAAGTCCTCGCTTTAGAAGCCGAACTGTTTCCGGAACTTTGTCAGGCTGTTGTCGATGCTGCACGCTACGGTGTATTACAAGAGCAACAGCTCTTTATCGCGCACCAATGCGAAGTAATTTTATCCTCACTTCAGCGAATTGGAATTATCGCGCTTGTTGACGAAGTAACCGGCTTTCAGAAATACCGACAAGAGGACGAGCTTCAGAAAATCCTTGAGGCTTACGTGCTTGCGGAACATCGACCCTGGGTTAGAGCAGTACCCAGCGACTTCTTTAAAGAGCTCTTCCGCGTATTCGGCTGGAAGTACGTAAACAGTACAAAAGGTCCCCGTTACGCCGGGAAGTTGGTTAGGCTTCTTATATACAAGAACCTCCCGAAACCTGTTCTTCCCAGATTAGACGAGATGAACCCAGCAGATGCCAACTGGCAGAGAAAACACAGACACCATCAGTTATTGACCGACAATATAGGCTTGGAGCATTTCAAGAGCCAGCTTGTTGGGGTGATGGCTCTTCTCCGGGCGTCCAGTAACAAGGCTGAGTTTTTCCGACTGTATAATCGCGCGTACGGCGGTCAATTAGAAATGGATATTTGA
- a CDS encoding outer membrane protein, whose product MNRSPLALALVATLASSSFATLASAADLTSYQAPPSYNEPVSSGDTWTGAYVGAHGGVASRKLNLFSGGNGGVVGVQGGYNADVGGMVLGGEGEVSYMGDTRVNVNGGSLKERHRLAVKGKAGVPLDQTLVYGTAGFAMTNMRDNGAVTGPDGWKAGYIVGAGIEQKLNEKISAKVEYNYTSTPDVRSTVAGVSSEKDVSDHAVRLGLNYKF is encoded by the coding sequence ATGAACAGATCCCCGCTTGCCCTGGCTCTCGTAGCCACTCTTGCTTCCTCTTCTTTCGCAACCCTGGCCTCTGCGGCCGACCTGACCTCCTATCAGGCCCCGCCGAGCTACAACGAGCCGGTCTCCTCCGGCGACACCTGGACGGGTGCCTATGTCGGCGCGCATGGCGGCGTTGCCTCGCGCAAGCTCAACCTGTTTTCCGGCGGCAATGGTGGCGTCGTGGGCGTGCAGGGCGGCTATAACGCCGATGTCGGCGGCATGGTTTTGGGCGGCGAGGGCGAGGTTTCCTATATGGGCGATACCCGCGTCAACGTGAACGGCGGCAGCCTGAAGGAACGCCATCGTCTTGCCGTGAAGGGCAAGGCCGGCGTGCCGCTCGACCAGACGCTGGTCTATGGTACGGCCGGTTTCGCCATGACCAACATGCGCGATAACGGTGCCGTCACCGGTCCGGACGGCTGGAAGGCCGGTTACATCGTCGGCGCCGGCATCGAGCAGAAGCTGAACGAAAAAATCTCCGCCAAGGTGGAATACAACTACACCAGCACGCCGGATGTCCGCAGCACGGTGGCCGGTGTGAGCTCGGAAAAGGACGTGAGCGATCACGCCGTCCGCCTCGGCCTGAACTACAAGTTCTAA
- a CDS encoding methyl-accepting chemotaxis protein encodes MSIRNLSILKKVSLVVVLMGAAAAAIAAVGTNGLFSLGSALKDTGAREEVAREAMDLRVDIIAISRMTYQLALAPEKAADFAAETEKRAKEMLDRLPKIASTADAEEQKQLADIKTSLNAYFETIRAMVKTAGTEAAKDPKIMTAALNAALDGQKAVTAAVKVYSTYSAKTLSQSRDYAIGESQMTVLILAITAAVCIAAGVALSLVIARREIANPIRRMTLVMSAMAKGNSDMTVSDTDRSDEIGEMARALEVFRANEIHMREMEAQEAALNRQSKDLQVSISGIVAAAAAGDFSQRITKSYEDQDLARFASGVNELVEGVDRGITEVRRVIAALAEQDLTQDMRGQFQGAFAELQKNVNATMATLRATMEDVRAAAGTISDNSGELSSAANQLSRRTEQQAAALEETAAALEEITTTVRMSTDRANEATKLVGDTKVSAGRSGGIVKDAIDAMERIEQSSQKISQIISVIDEIAFQTNLLALNAGVEAARAGEAGRGFAVVAQEVRELAQRSANAAKEIKALINTSADEVKGGVSLVLSTGEALKEIESFVNRVNDQVVMIARAASEQSAALGEINTSVNHMDQMTQQNAAMVEETTAASQVLASESRQLSETLSKFRLSGSGSAGHAYRAAA; translated from the coding sequence ATGAGTATTCGTAACTTATCCATTTTGAAAAAGGTCAGCCTCGTGGTGGTGCTCATGGGGGCTGCCGCAGCGGCCATCGCGGCCGTCGGCACCAATGGGCTGTTTTCACTCGGATCGGCATTGAAGGACACCGGCGCGCGCGAAGAAGTGGCGCGTGAGGCGATGGACCTGCGCGTCGATATCATCGCGATCAGCCGCATGACCTATCAGCTGGCGCTTGCGCCGGAAAAGGCCGCGGATTTCGCCGCCGAGACGGAAAAGCGGGCGAAGGAAATGCTGGACCGCCTGCCGAAGATCGCCTCCACGGCGGATGCGGAGGAGCAGAAGCAGCTCGCCGACATCAAGACCAGCCTCAACGCCTATTTCGAAACGATCCGCGCCATGGTGAAGACCGCCGGCACGGAGGCGGCCAAGGATCCGAAGATCATGACGGCGGCGCTGAATGCCGCGCTTGATGGCCAGAAGGCCGTCACCGCAGCCGTCAAGGTCTACAGCACATACTCCGCAAAGACGCTGTCGCAGTCGCGTGACTATGCGATCGGCGAATCGCAGATGACGGTCCTGATCCTCGCCATCACGGCGGCGGTCTGCATCGCCGCCGGCGTGGCGCTCAGCCTCGTCATTGCCCGCCGCGAAATCGCCAACCCGATCCGCCGCATGACGCTTGTGATGAGCGCCATGGCCAAGGGCAATTCGGACATGACGGTCAGCGATACCGACCGCAGCGACGAGATCGGTGAAATGGCGCGCGCGCTCGAAGTCTTCCGTGCCAACGAAATCCACATGCGCGAGATGGAAGCGCAGGAAGCCGCCCTCAACCGGCAGAGCAAGGACCTGCAGGTCTCGATCAGCGGCATCGTTGCCGCGGCCGCCGCGGGCGACTTTAGCCAGCGCATCACCAAGTCCTACGAAGACCAGGATCTGGCGCGCTTTGCCTCCGGCGTCAACGAACTGGTGGAAGGCGTCGATCGCGGCATCACCGAAGTGCGCCGCGTCATTGCAGCGCTCGCCGAGCAGGACCTGACGCAGGACATGCGCGGCCAGTTCCAGGGTGCGTTTGCCGAACTGCAGAAGAACGTCAACGCGACGATGGCAACGCTCAGAGCCACGATGGAGGATGTCCGCGCCGCCGCCGGCACGATCTCCGACAATTCCGGCGAATTGTCGTCCGCCGCCAACCAGCTGTCGCGCCGCACCGAACAGCAGGCGGCAGCGCTGGAAGAAACAGCCGCAGCCTTGGAAGAAATCACCACGACGGTGCGCATGTCGACCGACCGTGCCAACGAAGCCACCAAGCTCGTCGGCGATACCAAGGTCAGCGCCGGCCGGTCTGGCGGCATCGTCAAGGATGCCATCGACGCGATGGAGCGGATTGAACAATCCTCGCAGAAGATCAGCCAGATCATCTCCGTCATCGACGAGATCGCCTTCCAGACGAACCTGCTCGCGCTGAACGCCGGCGTCGAGGCCGCGCGTGCCGGTGAGGCGGGTCGTGGTTTTGCCGTCGTTGCTCAGGAAGTGCGTGAACTCGCCCAGCGGTCCGCCAACGCGGCGAAGGAGATCAAGGCCTTGATCAATACGTCGGCCGACGAGGTCAAGGGCGGTGTCTCGCTCGTCCTGTCGACCGGCGAGGCGCTGAAGGAGATTGAAAGCTTCGTCAACCGCGTCAACGATCAGGTGGTGATGATCGCCCGCGCCGCGTCCGAACAGTCGGCAGCGCTTGGCGAGATCAACACCTCCGTCAATCACATGGACCAGATGACGCAGCAGAATGCGGCGATGGTGGAAGAGACGACGGCGGCAAGCCAGGTGCTCGCCTCTGAAAGCCGCCAGCTCAGCGAGACCCTGTCGAAGTTCCGCTTGAGTGGATCGGGCTCCGCTGGCCACGCCTACCGCGCGGCGGCCTGA
- a CDS encoding vitamin B12-dependent ribonucleotide reductase has product MRIERRFTQPGAGAYAEIEFRKATSEIRNPDGSIVFRLADIDVPVQFSQVATDVLAQKYFRKAGVPKILKKVEENNVPSFLWRSVADEKAMKDLPEGERYGSETDARQVFDRLAGTWTYWGWKGGYFSSEEDAAAFRDELAYMLATQRVAPNSPQWFNTGLHWAYGIDGPGQGHFYVDPFTGKLTKSKSAYEHPQPHACFIQSVEDDLVNEGGIMDLWVREARLFKYGSGTGSNFSYLRGEGEKLSGGGRSSGLMSFLKIGDRAAGAIKSGGTTRRAAKMVVVDIDHPDIEEYIDWKVKEEQKVAALVTGSKIVSRHLKAIMKACVNCEADGDDCFDPTKNPALKREIRAAKKDQVPENYVKRVIQFAKQGYKDLEFKTYDTDWDSEAYLTVAGQNSNNSVSLKDDFLRAVEKDGEWNLTARKDGRVMKTLKARDLWEKISYAAWASADPGLHFNTTMNDWHTCPAAGPIRASNPCSEYMFLDDTACNLASLNLLQFKDAKTKNINIADYEHAVRLWTVVLEVSVMMAQFPSRQIAELSYQYRTLGLGYANIGGLLMSSGIPYDSAEGRAIAGSLTAIMTGVAYATSAEISSELGPFPGFAPNRDNMLRVMRNHRRAAYGEATGYEGLSVNPVPLIHAENPDQDLVAHAKAAWDKALELGEKHGYRNAQTTVIAPTGTIGLVMDCDTTGIEPDFALVKFKKLAGGGYFKIINGAVPEALRSLGYSESQIAEIEAYAVGHGNLNQAPGVNPSTLRAKGFTDEKIEAVNGALKAAFDIKFVFNQWTLGADFLKDTLKVSDDQLSDMSFNLLEHLGFAKKDIEAANIHVCGAMTLEGAPFLKEEHLAVFDCANPCGKIGKRYLSVESHIRMMAAAQPFISGAISKTINMPNEATVEDCGAAYMLSWKLALKANALYRDGSKLSQPLNASLIEDEEDEDAVEDFIQAPAAAQAVQVTEKIIERVIERVTREREKLPNRRQGYTQKANVGGHKVYLRTGEFGDGRIGEIFIDMHKEGAAFRAMMNNFAIAISLGLQYGVPLEEYVEAFTFTKFEPAGIVTGNDAIKNATSILDYVFRELAVSYLGRHDLAHVDTSDFSNTALGKGIQEGKTNLVSTGWTRGHKPMLVSGGADRIAANEPKGSLSAAPAKASVGGNVTAFAGSAARKLEPTVAISTSEVVSFKRDYEERAKELAEEIAEEVIADESQQAATALFSDKAEADAAAAKSEAKKVEAERRMRSIAQGYTGNMCSECQNFTMVRNGTCEKCDTCGATSGCS; this is encoded by the coding sequence ATGCGCATTGAACGTCGTTTCACACAACCCGGTGCGGGTGCCTATGCGGAGATCGAATTCCGCAAGGCGACCAGCGAAATCCGCAATCCGGACGGTTCGATCGTCTTCCGCCTGGCGGATATCGACGTGCCTGTGCAGTTTTCGCAGGTCGCGACTGACGTTCTGGCGCAGAAATATTTCCGCAAGGCGGGCGTGCCGAAAATCCTGAAAAAGGTCGAGGAGAACAATGTTCCCTCCTTCCTGTGGCGGTCTGTGGCCGACGAAAAGGCGATGAAGGATCTGCCGGAAGGCGAGCGCTACGGGTCGGAAACCGATGCGCGCCAGGTTTTTGACCGTCTCGCCGGCACCTGGACCTACTGGGGCTGGAAGGGCGGATATTTTTCCTCCGAAGAGGATGCGGCCGCTTTCCGCGATGAACTTGCCTATATGCTGGCCACCCAGCGCGTTGCCCCCAATTCCCCGCAATGGTTCAACACCGGCCTGCACTGGGCCTATGGCATCGATGGCCCCGGCCAGGGCCATTTTTACGTCGATCCCTTCACCGGCAAGCTGACCAAGTCCAAGTCGGCCTATGAACATCCGCAGCCGCATGCCTGCTTCATCCAGTCCGTCGAGGACGACCTTGTCAACGAAGGCGGCATCATGGACCTGTGGGTGCGGGAAGCCCGCCTGTTCAAGTATGGCTCCGGCACCGGCTCCAACTTCTCCTATCTGCGCGGCGAAGGCGAAAAGCTGTCGGGCGGCGGTCGCTCGTCCGGCCTCATGTCCTTCCTGAAGATCGGTGACCGCGCCGCTGGCGCCATCAAGTCCGGCGGCACCACCCGCCGTGCGGCCAAGATGGTCGTCGTCGACATCGACCATCCGGATATCGAGGAATATATCGACTGGAAGGTCAAGGAAGAGCAGAAGGTGGCAGCACTCGTCACCGGCTCCAAGATCGTCTCCAGGCACCTCAAAGCCATCATGAAGGCCTGCGTCAACTGCGAGGCGGACGGCGACGACTGCTTCGACCCGACGAAGAACCCGGCCCTGAAGCGCGAGATCCGCGCCGCCAAGAAGGACCAGGTTCCGGAAAACTACGTCAAGCGCGTCATCCAGTTTGCAAAGCAGGGTTACAAGGACCTCGAGTTCAAGACCTATGACACCGACTGGGATTCGGAAGCCTACCTCACGGTCGCCGGCCAGAACTCCAACAACTCCGTCTCGCTGAAGGACGATTTTCTGCGCGCTGTCGAGAAGGACGGCGAGTGGAACCTGACCGCCCGCAAGGACGGCCGCGTGATGAAGACGCTGAAGGCGCGCGACCTGTGGGAAAAGATCTCCTACGCCGCCTGGGCGTCTGCCGATCCGGGCCTGCATTTCAACACCACGATGAACGACTGGCACACCTGCCCGGCTGCCGGCCCGATCCGCGCGTCGAACCCGTGCTCGGAATACATGTTCCTCGATGACACGGCCTGCAATCTGGCTTCGCTGAACCTTCTGCAGTTCAAGGACGCCAAGACCAAGAACATCAACATTGCCGATTACGAACACGCCGTTCGCCTGTGGACCGTCGTTCTTGAAGTCTCGGTGATGATGGCGCAGTTCCCGTCGCGGCAGATTGCCGAACTCTCCTACCAGTACCGCACGCTCGGCCTCGGTTACGCGAACATCGGCGGTCTCCTGATGTCGTCGGGCATTCCCTACGACTCGGCGGAAGGCCGCGCGATTGCCGGCTCGCTGACTGCGATCATGACCGGTGTCGCCTATGCCACCTCGGCGGAGATTTCCTCCGAACTCGGCCCCTTCCCCGGCTTTGCCCCGAACCGCGACAACATGCTGCGCGTCATGCGCAACCATCGCCGCGCCGCTTACGGCGAAGCGACGGGCTATGAAGGCCTCTCCGTCAACCCGGTGCCGCTCATCCATGCGGAAAACCCGGACCAGGATCTCGTGGCGCATGCCAAGGCCGCCTGGGACAAGGCGCTGGAACTCGGCGAAAAGCACGGCTACCGCAATGCCCAGACGACGGTCATTGCGCCGACCGGCACGATCGGCCTCGTGATGGACTGCGACACGACCGGCATCGAGCCCGATTTCGCGCTGGTGAAGTTCAAGAAGCTCGCCGGCGGCGGCTACTTCAAGATCATCAACGGTGCGGTGCCGGAAGCCCTGCGCTCGCTCGGCTATTCCGAAAGCCAGATCGCCGAGATCGAAGCCTATGCGGTTGGCCACGGCAACCTCAACCAGGCACCCGGCGTCAACCCCTCGACCCTGCGCGCCAAGGGCTTTACGGATGAGAAGATCGAGGCCGTCAACGGCGCGCTGAAGGCTGCCTTCGACATCAAGTTCGTCTTCAACCAGTGGACGCTCGGCGCGGACTTCCTGAAGGACACGCTGAAGGTCTCCGACGATCAGCTCTCCGACATGAGCTTCAACCTGTTGGAACATCTGGGCTTTGCCAAGAAGGACATCGAGGCCGCCAACATCCATGTCTGCGGTGCGATGACGCTGGAAGGCGCGCCCTTCCTCAAGGAAGAGCATCTTGCCGTCTTCGATTGCGCCAACCCCTGCGGCAAGATCGGCAAGCGGTATCTCTCGGTCGAAAGCCACATCCGCATGATGGCAGCCGCCCAGCCGTTCATCTCGGGTGCGATCTCCAAGACGATCAACATGCCAAACGAAGCGACCGTCGAGGATTGCGGTGCGGCCTACATGCTCTCCTGGAAGCTGGCGCTGAAGGCGAACGCGCTCTACCGCGATGGCTCGAAGCTCTCCCAGCCGCTCAATGCCTCGCTGATCGAGGATGAAGAGGACGAGGATGCCGTCGAGGACTTCATCCAGGCCCCGGCTGCGGCGCAGGCCGTGCAGGTCACCGAAAAGATCATCGAACGGGTGATCGAGCGCGTGACCCGCGAACGGGAAAAGCTGCCGAACCGCCGCCAGGGTTACACCCAGAAGGCAAATGTCGGCGGGCACAAGGTTTACTTGCGCACCGGCGAATTCGGCGACGGTCGCATCGGCGAGATCTTCATCGACATGCACAAGGAAGGTGCTGCCTTCCGCGCGATGATGAACAACTTTGCCATCGCCATCTCGCTCGGCCTCCAGTACGGCGTGCCGCTGGAGGAATATGTGGAGGCCTTCACCTTCACCAAGTTCGAGCCGGCCGGCATCGTGACGGGCAATGACGCGATCAAGAACGCAACCTCGATCCTCGACTACGTGTTCCGCGAACTCGCCGTCTCCTATCTCGGTCGCCATGATCTCGCGCATGTCGATACGTCGGACTTCTCCAACACGGCGCTCGGCAAGGGCATCCAGGAGGGCAAGACCAACCTCGTCTCCACCGGCTGGACCCGCGGCCACAAGCCGATGCTCGTCTCCGGCGGCGCGGATCGGATCGCGGCCAACGAACCGAAGGGTTCCTTGAGCGCGGCCCCGGCCAAGGCCTCCGTTGGCGGCAATGTGACGGCATTCGCCGGCTCCGCCGCCCGCAAGCTGGAACCGACGGTCGCCATCTCCACCTCGGAAGTCGTCTCCTTCAAGCGGGATTACGAGGAGCGCGCCAAGGAGCTGGCCGAAGAGATCGCCGAAGAGGTGATCGCCGACGAAAGCCAGCAGGCCGCTACCGCCCTCTTCTCCGACAAGGCCGAGGCAGACGCCGCCGCCGCCAAGTCGGAAGCCAAGAAGGTGGAAGCCGAACGCCGCATGCGCTCCATCGCGCAAGGCTACACGGGCAACATGTGCTCCGAGTGCCAGAACTTTACGATGGTGCGGAATGGCACGTGCGAGAAGTGCGACACGTGCGGTGCGACCAGCGGGTGCAGCTGA
- a CDS encoding DUF1883 domain-containing protein: MAAQAFRFTHYDLKQLRAGTTVEVTLSAVNNVRLLTPTNFQRFSEKLDFKYTGGVAKKSPVRIVIPENGHWHLIVDSEGHAGLAESSVKMIAAPAASAPRQQKAS, translated from the coding sequence ATGGCGGCTCAGGCTTTCCGCTTCACTCACTATGATCTCAAGCAGTTGCGTGCTGGGACCACGGTCGAAGTCACGCTGTCGGCGGTCAACAATGTGCGTCTGTTGACGCCCACCAACTTTCAGCGCTTTTCCGAAAAGCTGGATTTCAAATATACCGGCGGCGTCGCCAAGAAGTCACCGGTGCGGATCGTGATCCCGGAAAACGGTCACTGGCACCTGATTGTCGATTCGGAAGGTCATGCGGGCCTGGCGGAATCGTCGGTCAAGATGATCGCAGCCCCGGCTGCCAGCGCCCCGCGCCAGCAGAAGGCCTCCTGA
- a CDS encoding c-type cytochrome, with protein sequence MAFPAHAEPGDPEKGRATYRTACASCHAITDDANIFGPHLKGVFGRPAGKVPDYSYSQAMVAAGEGGLVWDEAALSAFLSKPSKRVPGTKMRFFGFWFQSEIDNVIAYLKANP encoded by the coding sequence ATGGCGTTTCCCGCGCATGCCGAACCCGGAGATCCGGAGAAGGGCAGGGCGACCTATCGCACCGCCTGTGCCTCGTGCCACGCCATCACCGATGACGCGAACATCTTTGGCCCGCATCTGAAGGGGGTGTTTGGCCGCCCGGCAGGCAAGGTGCCGGACTATAGCTATTCGCAGGCGATGGTGGCTGCGGGCGAGGGCGGGCTGGTGTGGGACGAGGCGGCGCTCTCCGCCTTCCTGTCGAAACCCTCCAAGCGGGTGCCGGGCACCAAGATGCGGTTCTTCGGGTTCTGGTTCCAGTCCGAGATCGACAACGTGATCGCCTATCTGAAGGCCAATCCGTAA
- the ftsZ gene encoding cell division protein FtsZ — protein sequence MTDAKSGISALRPHITVIGVGGGGGNAINNMIAEELAGVEFIAANTDAQVLATSKATRRIQLGAHVTAGLGAGSHPDVGHAAAEESIEEIMNELAGSHMCFVTAGMGGGTGTGAAPVIARAARNAGILTVGVVTKPFSFEGNRRMRMAEAGIEALREAADTVIVIPNQNLFRIADAKTTFSDAFMTADRVLFAGVGCITDLIVKEGLINLDFADVKSVMRGMGRAMMGTGEAEGQNRAMRAAEAAIANPLLDDISVHGARGVLISISGGSDMTLFEVDEAASRIRDEVQDEADIVVGAIFDRNLDGRFRVSVVATGLEGRLAA from the coding sequence ATGACCGACGCCAAGAGCGGTATTTCTGCATTGCGGCCGCACATCACCGTCATTGGCGTGGGCGGCGGCGGCGGCAATGCCATCAACAACATGATCGCCGAGGAACTGGCGGGCGTCGAATTCATCGCCGCCAATACCGATGCGCAGGTGCTCGCCACCTCGAAGGCGACGCGGCGCATCCAGCTCGGCGCGCATGTGACGGCCGGCCTCGGCGCCGGCTCGCATCCGGATGTCGGCCACGCGGCGGCGGAAGAATCGATCGAGGAGATCATGAACGAGCTCGCCGGCTCGCACATGTGCTTCGTCACCGCCGGCATGGGCGGCGGCACCGGCACGGGGGCAGCGCCTGTGATTGCGCGCGCGGCCCGCAATGCCGGCATTCTGACGGTGGGCGTCGTGACAAAACCCTTCTCCTTCGAGGGCAACCGCCGCATGCGCATGGCCGAAGCCGGCATCGAGGCGCTGCGCGAGGCGGCCGATACCGTCATCGTCATTCCGAACCAGAACCTGTTTCGCATTGCCGACGCCAAGACCACCTTCTCCGACGCCTTCATGACCGCCGACCGCGTGCTGTTTGCCGGTGTCGGCTGCATCACCGACCTGATCGTCAAGGAAGGCCTGATCAACCTCGATTTCGCCGACGTGAAATCGGTCATGCGCGGCATGGGCCGGGCCATGATGGGCACCGGCGAGGCGGAAGGCCAGAACCGGGCAATGCGTGCGGCGGAAGCGGCGATCGCCAACCCGCTGCTCGACGACATTTCCGTCCACGGCGCCCGCGGCGTCCTGATCTCGATCTCCGGCGGCTCCGACATGACGCTGTTCGAAGTGGACGAGGCAGCCAGCCGCATCCGCGACGAGGTGCAGGACGAGGCCGACATCGTCGTCGGTGCCATCTTCGACCGCAACCTCGACGGCCGCTTCCGGGTGTCGGTGGTGGCGACGGGGCTGGAAGGCCGGCTGGCTGCCTAA